From a single Miscanthus floridulus cultivar M001 chromosome 8, ASM1932011v1, whole genome shotgun sequence genomic region:
- the LOC136476840 gene encoding transmembrane 9 superfamily member 12-like: MARALHSPCFMAPLLWVALLLVVVSPADAFYLPGSYMHTYSQGELIYAKVNSLTSIETEMPFNYYSLPYCRPKGSIKKSAENLGELLMGDQIDSSPYQFRVNVNESVFLCTTKGLNENDAKLLKQRTRDLYQVNMMLDNLPVMRFTGQNGVTVQWTGFPVGYSPAGTSDDYIINHLKFKVLVHEYKGGKVEIIGTGEEGSAVISETDKNGMSGYQIVGFQVVPCSVKRNAEDFSKLNMYDKIDSVDCPVELKKSQVIRQQERITFTYDVEFVKSDIRWPSRWDAYLKMEAGAKVHWFSIMNSLMVILFLAGIVFVIFLRTVRRDLTRYEELDKEAQAQMNEELSGWKLVVGDVFREPTCSKLLCIMIGDGVQILGMAVVTIVFATLGFMSPASRGMLLTGMIVLYLFLGIASGYVSVRFWRTIKGTSEGWRSVSWLTACFFPGVMFTVLTVLDFVLWKSESTGALPISLFFTLLALWFCISVPLTLLGGFLGTRAEKIEFPVRTNQIPREIPARKYPSWLLVLGAGTLPFGTLFIELFFILSSIWLGRFYYVFGFLLIVLLLLVAVCAEVSVVLTYMNLCMEDWRWWWKAFFASGSVALYVFLYSINYLVFDLRSLSGPVSAMLYVGYSFLMAFAIMLATGTIGFLTSFAFVHYLFSSVKID, from the coding sequence ATGGCTCGAGCGCTGCACAGTCCCTGTTTTATGGCTCCACTGTTGTGGGTCGCGTTGTTACTGGTTGTCGTCTCACCGGCCGATGCGTTCTACTTGCCTGGCAGCTACATGCACACATACTCCCAAGGCGAGTTGATATATGCCAAGGTGAACTCTCTCACGTCCATCGAGACGGAGATGCCTTTCAACTACTACAGCCTGCCCTACTGCCGTCCCAAGGGCAGCATCAAGAAGAGTGCTGAGAATCTGGGTGAGCTTCTGATGGGTGACCAGATTGACAGCTCGCCCTACCAGTTCCGTGTGAATGTCAATGAGTCTGTCTTCCTCTGCACCACAAAAGGGCTTAATGAGAATGATGCGAAGCTCCTTAAGCAGCGCACCCGCGATCTTTACCAGGTCAACATGATGCTGGACAATCTGCCCGTCATGCGTTTTACTGGGCAGAATGGTGTCACGGTACAGTGGACTGGCTTTCCTGTTGGTTACTCTCCTGCCGGTACCTCAGATGATTATATCATCAACCATTTGAAGTTTAAGGTCTTGGTCCATGAGTACAAGGGTGGAAAAGTGGAAATCATTGGCACTGGAGAAGAAGGATCTGCTGTCATCTCAGAGACGGACAAGAATGGGATGTCTGGGTATCAGATTGTTGGATTTCAGGTTGTGCCTTGCAGTGTGAAGCGTAATGCTGAGGATTTCTCTAAGCTTAATATGTACGACAAGATTGACTCAGTGGACTGCCCTGTGGAGCTTAAGAAATCTCAAGTGATCAGGCAACAGGAGAGGATTACATTCACTTATGACGTTGAGTTTGTCAAGAGCGACATCAGATGGCCGTCTAGGTGGGATGCCTATCTGAAGATGGAGGCTGGCGCCAAGGTCCACTGGTTCTCTATAATGAACTCCCTCATGGTGATCTTGTTCTTGGCTGGAATTGTCTTTGTTATATTCCTCAGAACTGTCAGGAGGGACCTGACTAGGTATGAAGAGCTCGACAAGGAAGCGCAGGCTCAGATGAATGAGGAACTATCTGGCTGGAAACTTGTAGTCGGAGATGTATTTAGAGAGCCAACTTGTTCCAAGCTGTTATGCATAATGATTGGTGATGGGGTTCAGATCTTGGGCATGGCAGTCGTAACAATCGTTTTTGCCACACTTGGGTTCATGTCTCCAGCCTCAAGAGGAATGCTTCTTACTGGGATGATTGTTCTATATCTTTTCCTTGGTATTGCAAGTGGGTATGTCAGTGTTCGGTTCTGGAGGACTATTAAGGGCACATCTGAAGGTTGGAGATCAGTGTCCTGGTTGACTGCCTGCTTTTTCCCTGGTGTCATGTTTACGGTCCTTACTGTCCTAGACTTTGTGTTGTGGAAAAGCGAGAGCACGGGGGCTTTACCTATCTCACTATTTTTCACCCTCCTGGCTCTATGGTTCTGCATTTCTGTGCCATTAACCCTTCTTGGTGGTTTTCTTGGTACAAGAGCGGAGAAAATTGAATTCCCTGTTCGGACCAATCAGATCCCCAGAGAGATCCCTGCAAGGAAGTATCCATCGTGGCTTCTTGTCCTTGGTGCAGGAACACTGCCATTTGGTACCCTGTTTATTGAGCTCTTCTTCATTCTATCGAGCATCTGGCTTGGAAGGTTCTACTatgtgtttggtttcctgctgaTTGTCCTGTTGCTGCTTGTTGCTGTCTGTGCCGAGGTGTCCGTTGTACTAACATACATGAATCTCTGCATGGAGgactggaggtggtggtggaaggCTTTCTTCGCCTCTGGTTCAGTCGCTCTCTACGTGTTCCTCTACTCCATCAACTACTTGGTCTTTGACCTCAGAAGCCTGAGCGGGCCTGTCTCTGCAATGCTTTATGTTGGCTACTCATTCCTCATGGCATTTGCAATCATGCTGGCAACCGGAACCATTGGCTTTTTGACGTCATTCGCCTTCGTGCACTACCTCTTCTCATCTGTAAAGATTGATTGA